Part of the Candidatus Krumholzibacteriota bacterium genome is shown below.
CCGGGGATGAGGGTGAAGGCGGGAACGATGAATAATAAAGACAACCCTTCACTTTACCAGTCGCCGTATGACGTAGAAGAGGAAGATGGGATTGATATCAGAGAACAATCTCTTACTTTTGAAGTTGAGAATTTTGCCGACAGCACATCATTTCAGTTTTCAAAAAGATTCTACGGAGACGGGAAAAACTTCGGGCAGTATAAGGGCATTGAATTCTATTATCATCTGGACAGCAAGATAGTAAGTGACCCAGCTGACAGTGTGGAGTTCTTTCTCCAGATCGCCTATGACAGTCTCAATTATTACGAAATAGGGGTTCCCATTGATTACCTCACGCCAGTCGGTTGGAATCACGTTTTCGTTAACTTGAGTGACCTGACGAATTTGAAGATCGGCGCGTCCGGCAATTTTGTGGAAGGACTGATTGAGGACAGCCGTTCAACAGGAAAGAAATACTGGGGCAGACTGAAGGGAAAACCTTCTTTATTCAAAGTCCGTCGTTTTTATGTGGGGCTCAGAAATAGAACAGACGAAGTAATTACGGAAACAAGGTTTATGCTGAACGATATAACTTTAACTGATGTGCGGAAAGATATTGATTTTGCCGCCAGAACCACTTTTTCTGCCAATCTGGGGGGCGGCATTTTCTCCTTGAATGGTAATTGGGAGAGGAGCGGGCCTGAATTCCGCTCCCTGCAGCAGAAGAGGGGAAGTGGAGTCAGCAGAACATCTCTGTCTTTATCAGGAAACAGTAAGCTGGAGCATTTTATTCCCACGGGAGGATTTAATATTCCGGTGTCCTTACGTTATAACAGCAGGGTCTCAAAGCCTAAATATATGACTCAGAGCGATGTGGAAATTACCGATGATTCTGTACGTGACAGCCTTGTGAGTGCTTCGAAAAGTTATGGGTTTAATTTGAAACTCAGCAGGAACGGGTCTTCGAATTTCATTATGAAACATTTCTTCGATAATTTGAATTTGGGTTATAATTATTCTAAAAAATCGAGCTACACACCAATCTCAAGTGATACATCCTGGTCTATGAGCGGGACGATGAATTATAGTCTTCAGTTCGGGAAAGATAGAACGGTCGACTTATTCGGGTTAAAATGGCGTTACTGGCTTACTAACATATCAATAAATTCAAGGGCAAGCAGAGTCACGCGTAATTCCTATTCAGAGTCGGGCAGAAGACCCTCTACTTACGATTGTGATTGGTCTAATGATCTTTCAATGTCCTATGATCCCTTCGAGTCAGTAAAAATAGGTTACCAGAGGAGTGAAAGCCGTGATATGGGCGTGGATCATGATTTTCACGGCGTCCCTATCGGGATGCTGAGAAATTTCAATCAGAGTATGTCGATTGATTTCAGACCTAGAAACAAAATCCCCATTCTCTCCGAGTTCAGTCCCTCGTTTCAGTACAAGACCGGTTATTCGGAAAACCTCAGCGGTGTAAGAAGAGCCGGGGACCCTCCCGGAACGAGGAATGTCACCTCTAATAGATCGATAAATATCAATCTGGATTTTGATGTCGGCAGTTACGCAAATGATTTCAAAGGATATATTGAGCATTTCGGCGAGAAGGAAGAAAAGAAGAAGATTGTCGAATCTGAAGAGAAGGATGAAGAAAAAAGTAAAGTGGATTTTATTATTTTGATAGAGGAGAAATATCTAAGAAGAAATTTGACTGAGGAGGAAAGGAGATTTTTATTTGAGTTCGACACTTTCCCCGTAGAAACTGATTCAGAAACAGACTATCTGAAACTTCTTCCAATAACCAGGCGGAATTCCAGCGGGGGGGTGGAGAGGAAAGATGAATCCGTGTCCGAACCGGGCAAGAGTGAAGAAGAGGAAGGTGAAAATAAGGATAAACTAATCATAGTAAAGAAATTTCTCGGTCTGATTGGAAGAGTAAGTCCCGTTAACGCCAGGCTCGATCTAACAAAAAGAACTTCCTACCAGCATCTTTATGAGCGCGCGGCGGTTGGTTATCAATTGGGAATAACCGATTACAGCGGAGCTTTGGGAAGTGACGGGGAGGAAGAAAAAGTTCCGGTATCATTGACAAACAGGCTTTCTCTGAATATGGACACAAAGGTTGAAGTAACTTCTGATGTAAATCTTGATATAGGGTACCGTCTAACCGGCGATTTCAAAGAAACAAACGGCCGGGAGAGAGAGACCACGGATCTACTGTGGCCGAAGATCGGCGTCAGCTGGACAGGCCTCGAAAAATGGGGGATTATAGAGAAATTTATAGAATCCAGCATGCTTAACGTAAATTTTACACGCAGGTTTTCAGTTAGTGAAACCTATGAAAAGACATCTTATAAGGTTTCTCCAAACTGGACTCTCATGTGGAAAAACAGTCTTTATTCAACGATATCGATGAGTTATTCCCAGGAAAACAGGAATGTGAAAAATCAGGAGATGTGGGATAGAACATGGGCAGCCAGCATTAACCTTAAATATGATTTCAGCGGCAAGGAGGGATTCGGCTTTCCACTTCCGTTTATCGGAGGCAAGAAGATAAAATTCAAAAGTAAATTGACTTCGAATCTCAACATATCATATTCTGAGAAGGAAAGTTATAACAATCCCAAAATGTCCACGTTGAAGGTGGCGCCTATGTTTACCTATGGATTCAGCCAGGCTGTAACTGGGAATTTATCGATGAATTATTCCCGTTCATCGGGCGGAATTTACGGTTATATTCATCAGCAGGTTGGTGTTCATGCGACAGCTAACATTGAATTCTAAATTTTATATTTTCCTGCCGGTATTGCTTTTTGTATCTATCGCTGTCTTTGGGTATGGATGTTCCTCATCAGAGTTACCGGAATTCAACAAAGACAAGGCATTTGAATTCCTTTTGGATCAATGTGAAATTGGCCCGCGGGCGCCGGGGACGAAGGAGCATAAGATACTGCAGAGGTATCTTGTCTCTAAGTTGGAGAAATTCGGCGGCAATGTTTCAGTGCAGCCCTTTGACGGAGTCTTAACTTCAGGCGATACATTGAAGCTGGTAAATATAATAGGCAATTTCAATACCGGCAGCAGAAAAAGAATCTTGCTGGGGGCGCATTATGATACCAGGCCCTTCGCGGACCGTGATCCCGACCCCTCAAATCGCGACAAACCGATTATCGGAGCTAATGACGGAGCCAGCGGCGTTGCCGTGCTGCTTGAAATAGCGAGGCAGCTTGGAAAGTCAAATCCTCCAATCGGAGTAGATATCGTTTTTTTTGACGGAGAGGATTACGGAAGGGAAGGTGTTTCTGAAGACTATATACTTGGATCTTCTTATTTTGCTTCTCATATGAAGGGATATCGTCCTTATTCTGTAATAATAGTTGATATGATTGGCGAGAAAGATGTTGAAATCAGAAAAGAGGGTTTTTCAAGAGACTTTTCAGCGCGGCTTCTCGAAGAAATATATTCAATTGCCCGTAGATTGGATATTTCACAGTTCAGGGATGAAAATGGGGTTTCAATTCTTGATGATCACCTGCCTTTTATAAAAAAGGGAATACCGGCGGTTGATCTTATAGATTTTGATTATCCATATTGGCATACCCTAGAGGATACCCCCGATAAATGCTCAAAGGAGAGCCTGGGTGCCGTCGGCACTGTTCTTCTGGAATATATCTGGCAGCAGTGAATCCACTAAATTTTGGATTGAGAATTAGTTACAGGGAAAAACAACTGGAATAAGTCCATCAACGTTATTTAAGGCGGCTGATTGATATTTTTCAAAACCCTCGCCGAGTGGCGAGCGGGCAAGGATTTCTGACCCGAAGGGGCAGAAAGAGCGAGCCCGAGGCGCAGAGCGTACAATTTCCTCGGCCGGCGAGAAATTGACCACGATTTTGAAAATATCAATCAGGCGCATACTATTACAAATCATCAACTAGCTTATAGGTTATAAAAATTGGTGAAACTCCAATTAAAATTATCCTTGATTTTTGACTGTAATTAAGGTAGTTATTAATAGTAGGTAGATAGGGCGGAAGCGCCCTATTTTGCTTTATTTGAGGGTATTGGTAAATATTAATATGACAGTTGAAAAGAATATAGATGAAATCCTTACGGAAGAGCTCGGTAATCTGGGATATGAATTGATAAAAGCAAATTCTTTCCAGAGGGGTAAACGCCGGATATTACGTATTTTTATAGCTCATCCGGACAGGAGTATTACTATAGATGACTGCGTTGGTGTTTCAAAATCACTCTCTCTTGTCCTTGATGAGCTGGACGGCATATCAGGTCCTTATAATCTTGAGGTATCTTCTCCCGGGGTTAAAAGGCCCCTTGTGAAACCTGAACATTTCGAACAGTTCAGAGGGAAAAAAGCCAGAGTTCAGTTTATTAATGAAAAGGGGAATAAGCAGTCGCTTACGGGGGAGATATCCGGAACAGATGGAAGCTCGGTTGTCTTAAGATTAAAAGAAGATACTGTCAGGATTGAATTAAAAAGGATAACCCGGGCTAATCTTGATACTGAGCCCGTTGGTATCGGTAAGGGTAAAAAAGGAAAGAAGAAAAAGAGACGGAAGTGAAAAAATTTTGACAGATTCCATTAGCTGGAATACAATGAAACCAGGAATGATGAATTTAAGAAAAGAGGTATTATGAAATCGGAATTCTTCAACGCCTTTTCGCAGATGGTACGCGTAAAGAGGATTGACAAAAATGCTCTTATTGAAACTGTCAAAGCCAGTCTTGTTTCCGCGGCAAAACGGAAGTTTGGACCTGACGCGGACGTGAGAGTTCATATCGACGAAGCCAAGGGCGCTCTTGAAATTAATCGTATATACAAAGTTGTAGAGGAAGTTGAATCAACTGATACAGAGATAACGCTGGATGAAGCTTTGCAGCTGGATGAAAACGCTGAAATTGGCGGAGAGGTTTCCGAAGAGATGTCTCTCGAGCAATTTGGAAGGAATGCCATACAAACCGCTAAACAGGTTCTTATGCAGCGTGTCCGGGAATCAGAGAGAGAAAGGATCTACGAGGATTATAAAGACAGAGTGGGTAATATTGTTTCAGGTACGGTCAGGCAGGTAGACAGAGGCAACATCCTTGTTAACCTCGGAAGAGCTGAAGCGTATCTTCCTTACGGAGAACAGATAAGGAAAGAAAGGTATAATCAGGGTGATACGATCAGAGCCTGTATCGTTGACGTTGATAAAGATATCAAAGGCCCCCTTATTACGATCTCGAGAACCAGCAGTCAATTCCTCAGAAAGTTATTCGAACAGGAAGTTCCTGAAATTTTTGACGGAGATGTTGAAATAAAGAGTATCGCGAGAGAACCGGGAGGGAGATCAAAGATCGCCGTTCGTTCTCGGAGTGATAAAGTAGACGCGGTAGGGTCATGTGTTGGAATGAAGGGATCGAGGGTTCAGGCTGTCGTAAATGAATTACACGGCGAAAAGATAGATATAGTGAACTGGAGTGATATCTCTTCCGAATTCGTCTCTCGCGCGCTCGCGCCGGCTAAAGTCAGCGGTTTGCGGTTCAATGAAGCGGGAAAAACCGTTGTGGTTATTGTTGAGGAAGATCAGCTGTCGCTTGCTATAGGCAGGCAGGGTCAGAATGTAAGGCTGGCTTCGAAACTTACAGGATGGGAAATAGATTTGGCCACGGTTAAGGACACCGAAAGAAGAAGCAAGTTTGAACAGAAACTCTTGATGGATATATCGGAAATGTACGGAGTCACTAAAACGCTGTCCAGGAAACTCAAGGATTTTGGGGTATTAACTGTACAGAAGCTTCACAAGACACCGGTAGAGGAACTCAAAGAGATAAAAGGAATAGGAGAAAAGACTGCCGATAACCTCAAGGCGAGAGCCGAGGAGACTATGGAAGAGCTGGATAAAGCGCTTGAGGAACTTATCGAGAAGGAAAAAGAAAAAGATGAGGGCATGGAGGAGAAGCTGTTTGGTGAAAAGGTGTTCGAATCCTCTGAAGATAAGGAAAGTGAAGTAATGCCTACCGAGGATGAGTTGTTCGGCAAATCCCGAGAGAAAGAGAAGGATGAAGTTGAACAGGAAGAGGAGAATGCCGATACTCCCGGGACAGATGAAGGTGAAATCACTGAAGAAAACGATAATGAAACAGATCAGGCAGATAGTGAATCTGAAGGAGATTCTGAAAGCCCACTTTTTGAAGAGGCGGAAGATGATACCGAAAAAAAACTAGAGTAATATCTGGAGGGAGTTGAGGTCTATTGACGAAGATTCGAGTTTATGAGATTGCAAAAAAGTATGGTATATCCAGTCAGGCTTTGATCAAAATTCTTGTCAAAGAGGGTATCGTTGTAAAGAGCCACATGAGCACGGTGGAGAAGCGCGCCGAATCTATGATAAAGAAGCATTTGAAGCAGATTAAGGACGACACTAAAGAGAATGTTAAAAACAAGAATAAATCTAAGATTAAGGAGACTCAGGAAAAAAGTAAGAATAAGAAGCAGATCAAAAAACCCGGCAAGAAAAGGAAACCTCAGAAGTCAAAAAAAGGCAAGAAGGAAGCGGATCAGAAAGCCGTTAAAGAGAGTGTCAGAAAAACTCTGGCTAAAATGGAAGTCACCAGAAAATCCAAGAGAAGCAAAAGAAAGAAAAAATCAGAAGAGGTTGTGGAAGAGGATAATGTCATTAAACTCCCGGAGTATTCCACACTTTCAGAAGTAGCGCGTCAGCTTGATGTAGACCCCACGGAAATTATTAAGAAATGTATGGGGCTGGGGGTGATGGTTACTATCAATCAGCGTCTTGACTCCGATACAATGTCATTGATCGCCGATGAGTACGATTACGAAATAAAATTCGAAGAAGTAGAACCCCGTGAGTTGATTAAGAAAGAGGTCAAACAGATAGATCCTGAACGCATGGTATCGAGAGCTCCTGTTGTAACTATCATGGGACATGTAGATCACGGAAAAACCTCCCTGCTGGACAATATCTGCCAGAGAAATGTAATCGCCGGAGAGAAGGGCGGAATAACTCAGCATATCGGCGCTTATGAAGTCGAAGTAAATAATAAAAAGATATCCTTCATAGACACACCTGGGCACGAAGCATTTACGGCTATGAGAGCGAGGGGAGCTCAAGTAACTGATATAGTAATTCTTGTGGTAGCTGCCGACGACGGCGTGATGTCTCAAACAGTCGAAGCGCTAAACCACGCGAGAGCTGCCGATGTGCCTATCGTTATAGCTATAAATAAGATAGATCTTCCAAATGCCTCCGTGGAAAAGGTTAAGCGTGAGCTGCTAGAACATGAGATCGTCTCCGAAGAATACGGGGGGGATGTAATGGTGGCTGAAGTATCGGCTGTATCGGGTGAAGGGGTTGAGCATCTCCTTGAAATGGTCCTTTTTCAGGCGGAGATGATGGAAATAAAAGCCGATCCATTAGCTATGGTTCATGGGACCGTTATTGAAGCGAGAAAAGAGGAAGGGCGCGGTATTATATGCACGGTTCTGGTTCAGCAGGGTACGCTCAGAGTATCGGATAATTTCCTCGTGGGGGATTACGCGGGAAGAGTTAAGGCTATGCTGGATGAACGGGGCAATAAAATAGAAGAGGCTCCCCCCTCTACTCCCGTTATTGTTATGGGAAGCAACGGTATTCCTCAAGCCGGAGATTTCCTTATTCAGGTGGAAGAGGAGAGAACAGCAAGGGATATCGCGAGCAAGAGACAGCAGTTAAGAAGGGAAAGGGAAAGAAGAATTGAAAGCAAAATAACTCTCGAAGACCTCTATGATCAGATAAAAGCAGGAGAAGTAAAAGAACTGCCCCTTATAATTAAAGCTGATACTGACGGTTCCGTGGGAGCGCTCGCGGATAGTTTGGAAGGTCTTGACACAAAAGAGGTTAAGATTAAAATTATTCATAGTGGTGTGGGGATGATAAATGAAGGCGATATTCTGCTTGCTTCAGCTTCCAACGCTGTAGTTATTGGTTTCCATGTCGGTATAACCCCCCCAGCCACACAAATTGTAAAAACGGAAAATGTTGATGTCCGTTTTTATGAAGTTATATATAAAACAATCGAGGATATTAAAGCCGCTATGTCAGGTCTTCTGGAACCTGAAATCATCGAAAAAGATATTGGGGCGGCTGAAGTCCGACAGGTTTTTGGTGTGTCAAAAGTGGGGGTGGTTGCCGGGTCATTCGTAAAATCCGGCAAGGTGGTCAGAGATTCATTTGTTAGAGTCGAAAGGGAGGGAGAGGTTATTTTTGAAGGTGTGGTTTCTTCCCTGAAGAGATTCAAGGATGATGTCAAGGAAGTAAACAGCGGATTCGAGTGCGGTATAGGAATACAGGACTATAATGACGTAGAAGAAGGGGATATCCTGCGTATTTTTATTAAGGAGGAAAGAAGCAGGTCTATTTGAGGGTGCTGAAAAACCATTCATATGATGATTGCCAGCTTAGTATTAGAACTTTATTTACCCGGCTGTTCTTCTCTGAAAGAAAAAAGGATTATTCTTAACAGCGTCAAGGATAGACTGCGAAACAGGTTCAACGCCGCCTTTTGCGAAACGGGTTTTCAGGATAAATGGCAGCGCAGCGAGTTCTGCGTCGTGACAGTCGCTAACACTTCAAAGAGGCTGGATAAGATTCTTCAATCTGTCATATCCTTTCTTGACAGTGATCCAAGAGTCGTTTGCGCTAACATAGAAAGAACTTATTTATAGAGGGAAAAACGATATGAGTAATAAGTATAAAGCCAGAAAAAAGGAGGCGATTCGTGAGTTTGTCGCGGAATTGATTATGAAAAAAGTCAAGGATCCGCGTGTCGCCAATGTTACGGTACAAAAGATCGACGCAGCAGATGACTTTTCGGTTGCTAAAATCTATTACAATATTATAGGAAGAAAAGATGATATCGAGACAGTTCAGGAAGGACTGAGAAGCTGCAAGGGTTTTATAAGAAGTAAGATAAGAAAACACATCCGTATGAAAGTGATCCCCGAGTTGATATTTAAATATGACGAATCACTCGACAAGGCAATGAGGATAGAGAAAATAATCAATAAAATTCATGATGAGCAGGAGGATCGGGATCTGGAGGATGAGGTTGATTAGCTATAAGGATATGCAGTTATTTGAGAATATCAGAACACTGATCAACCAGCATAAGACATTTATTCTGATTGCTCATATTGATCCGGATGGTGATTGTGTCGGTTCAATGCTTTCATTTGCCGCGTTGCTTGAAAACATGGGTAAAGAGGTCGGGTGTTATATCCCGGGCGGAGTATCGGGAAAGTATAAGAAATTTCCGCGCTTGGAATCGATCCTGTCCGAAGAGGATGTTAAAGGGTTTCAGTTTGAAGCCGCTTTTGTTTTCGATACGCCTACTCTCGGAAGAGCGGGCGATATCATCACTCCCGAAGGCGACGCCGTTATAGTAAATATCGACCATCATCCCACGAACAGGAGATTCGGTTCAATCAATTATATCAAAGATAAAACCGCTTCTACAACGATTCTGGTTTATCACTTTCTTTCCTTTACCGGCAGTGAATCTATAACACCGGAGATTGCCGATTATCTCTATCTGGGGATTGTAATGGATACGGGTTGTTTCAGATTTCAGAATACTGACGCTGAAGCGCTTTCCGTCGCTTCAGAACTTATTAAGTACGGGGCGAGGGCGAGTGAGATAACAAGGGAATTCTTTTATATGAAGAAATTCAGATCAGTAAAGCTCTTATCGTGTGTTCTCGCCAATTTGCAATTGTTCGAGGATGGAAAGATAGCCGTTATGACGCTTACTAATTCCATGCTGGACGAGTTTAATGCCGAGGCGGAGGATACCGAGGGGTTTATCGATTATGCTTCTTCAATCGAAGGGGTTGAACTTGCCGCTTTTCTTAGAGAAATAAACCCAGAGAGAGTAAGGGCGAGCCTTCGTTCTTTAGATGACCTTGATGTTGCTTCCCTGGCTGAAAGATATGGCGGGGGGGGACATAAGAACGCCGCCGGATTGACTTTAGAGTATGACCTCGAGAGAAGCAGAGAGCTGATAATTAATGGGTTTCGCCAAATATTGATTAAACTTTAATTCTTCGGGCGGAAAACCCTGCAAGAGGATCTAATGAAACTGAAAGATAAATTAAATAATAAAGTTATACCTGTAAATAAAAGTACCGGGATTACGACTTTTGACTGCGTAAGGAAATTCAAGAGTTTTACAAAGATTAAAAAAGCGGGCCACGCGGGAAGCTTAGACCCCGTGGCGGAGGGATTGGTTCTGATTCTGAGCGGTGAAGCGACAAAATTGTCCGACTATCTGATGGATCTGCCGAAGAAGTACACTGCCGATATCAGGTTGGGCCAGTCAACCGATACTCAGGATACAATGGGAGAGGTGGTTTCAACCGGGGAGTGGAAGGATATCGGGAAAGAGGATATTATTTCAGTTCTGCCCGATTTTCTGGGAAAACGCCCGCAGGTTCCTCCCATGTATTCCGCGCTCAAATATAAAGGGACTCCGCTCTATAAACTTGCAAGGAAGGGAAAAGAAGTAGAGAGGAAGCCTCGTGAAGTTACAACATATGACATAAATCTTGTTTCATGTAATCTTCCCGAGTTCAGGATTAAGGTAAAATGTTCAAGGGGACTGTATATTAGAACTCTGGCCGAGGAGATAGGAGAAAGACTGGGAGTTCCTTCTCACCTGTCAGGTCTGAGAAGAGACGCGATAGGCAATTTTAACGTTGAAGAGGCGGTCTCGCCGGACGCTTTTAACATGCTCTCTGAGATTGACAGTCCGGGATACTCGCCGGCTGAAGCGCTGGCACATCTGCCGGCTCTTGAGATGACAAAGCGTCAGTCCGCTCTGCTTCTAAATGGCGTCGCCCCGCCCTTTCCGGTCGATATGGACTTATCCCGGGGTGATATTATCCGTCTTATCCGTTTCGATAATACACTGGGCGGGATAGGAGAAGTTACCCGCGCGAGAATCATTAAGATCAGGCGTGTTCTTAAGACAGCTTCCAGTTAATGATATTATGAATTTCGGGGATACTGATGAAGATTATTTCTAAGACGGAAGATATTAAAAAGGGAATTGAGGGCGAATCCGCGGTGACGATAGGGGTCTTTGACGGAGTCCACGCCGGCCATCAGCAGGTCATAAACACGCTTGTTGATATAAAGGAGAGAGAGACTCTCGATCAGAATATTGTTTTTACCTTCGACAGACATCCGTTGAGTTTTATTAAGCCCCGTACGGCTCCGCAGCTTCTTACTACTATGGAAGAGAAGATTTCACTCCTTGAGCCCCTCGGCATCGATTATCTTGTTATTGAGAAGGTCTCCGGTGAACTGCTCAAAATGGATTATGTTTCTTTTATCGAGAAGAGGTTGATAGAAAGATGGGGAATGACGCATCTCGTCGTCGGGTATGATTTTCGTCTAGGAAAGGACAGAGAAGGATCGCTGGAGCGTATAAAGCGCGAAGGCAAGCGGGATTCATTTGGATTAACCGTTGTTCCTCCTGAGAATATCGAGGGTAATATTGTATCCAGCACTATAATCAGAGCGGATGTTTCTGCCGGAAGAACTGAAGATGTGGTGAAATATCTGACACGTGAATACTTTTTTGACGCGCTTGTTGTCAGGGGAAAAAATATAG
Proteins encoded:
- the rimP gene encoding ribosome maturation factor RimP → MVNINMTVEKNIDEILTEELGNLGYELIKANSFQRGKRRILRIFIAHPDRSITIDDCVGVSKSLSLVLDELDGISGPYNLEVSSPGVKRPLVKPEHFEQFRGKKARVQFINEKGNKQSLTGEISGTDGSSVVLRLKEDTVRIELKRITRANLDTEPVGIGKGKKGKKKKRRK
- a CDS encoding M28 family peptidase — encoded protein: MNSKFYIFLPVLLFVSIAVFGYGCSSSELPEFNKDKAFEFLLDQCEIGPRAPGTKEHKILQRYLVSKLEKFGGNVSVQPFDGVLTSGDTLKLVNIIGNFNTGSRKRILLGAHYDTRPFADRDPDPSNRDKPIIGANDGASGVAVLLEIARQLGKSNPPIGVDIVFFDGEDYGREGVSEDYILGSSYFASHMKGYRPYSVIIVDMIGEKDVEIRKEGFSRDFSARLLEEIYSIARRLDISQFRDENGVSILDDHLPFIKKGIPAVDLIDFDYPYWHTLEDTPDKCSKESLGAVGTVLLEYIWQQ
- the nusA gene encoding transcription termination factor NusA, whose protein sequence is MKSEFFNAFSQMVRVKRIDKNALIETVKASLVSAAKRKFGPDADVRVHIDEAKGALEINRIYKVVEEVESTDTEITLDEALQLDENAEIGGEVSEEMSLEQFGRNAIQTAKQVLMQRVRESERERIYEDYKDRVGNIVSGTVRQVDRGNILVNLGRAEAYLPYGEQIRKERYNQGDTIRACIVDVDKDIKGPLITISRTSSQFLRKLFEQEVPEIFDGDVEIKSIAREPGGRSKIAVRSRSDKVDAVGSCVGMKGSRVQAVVNELHGEKIDIVNWSDISSEFVSRALAPAKVSGLRFNEAGKTVVVIVEEDQLSLAIGRQGQNVRLASKLTGWEIDLATVKDTERRSKFEQKLLMDISEMYGVTKTLSRKLKDFGVLTVQKLHKTPVEELKEIKGIGEKTADNLKARAEETMEELDKALEELIEKEKEKDEGMEEKLFGEKVFESSEDKESEVMPTEDELFGKSREKEKDEVEQEEENADTPGTDEGEITEENDNETDQADSESEGDSESPLFEEAEDDTEKKLE
- the rbfA gene encoding 30S ribosome-binding factor RbfA — protein: MSNKYKARKKEAIREFVAELIMKKVKDPRVANVTVQKIDAADDFSVAKIYYNIIGRKDDIETVQEGLRSCKGFIRSKIRKHIRMKVIPELIFKYDESLDKAMRIEKIINKIHDEQEDRDLEDEVD
- the truB gene encoding tRNA pseudouridine(55) synthase TruB translates to MKLKDKLNNKVIPVNKSTGITTFDCVRKFKSFTKIKKAGHAGSLDPVAEGLVLILSGEATKLSDYLMDLPKKYTADIRLGQSTDTQDTMGEVVSTGEWKDIGKEDIISVLPDFLGKRPQVPPMYSALKYKGTPLYKLARKGKEVERKPREVTTYDINLVSCNLPEFRIKVKCSRGLYIRTLAEEIGERLGVPSHLSGLRRDAIGNFNVEEAVSPDAFNMLSEIDSPGYSPAEALAHLPALEMTKRQSALLLNGVAPPFPVDMDLSRGDIIRLIRFDNTLGGIGEVTRARIIKIRRVLKTASS
- a CDS encoding bifunctional oligoribonuclease/PAP phosphatase NrnA, with amino-acid sequence MISYKDMQLFENIRTLINQHKTFILIAHIDPDGDCVGSMLSFAALLENMGKEVGCYIPGGVSGKYKKFPRLESILSEEDVKGFQFEAAFVFDTPTLGRAGDIITPEGDAVIVNIDHHPTNRRFGSINYIKDKTASTTILVYHFLSFTGSESITPEIADYLYLGIVMDTGCFRFQNTDAEALSVASELIKYGARASEITREFFYMKKFRSVKLLSCVLANLQLFEDGKIAVMTLTNSMLDEFNAEAEDTEGFIDYASSIEGVELAAFLREINPERVRASLRSLDDLDVASLAERYGGGGHKNAAGLTLEYDLERSRELIINGFRQILIKL
- a CDS encoding DUF503 domain-containing protein, producing the protein MIASLVLELYLPGCSSLKEKRIILNSVKDRLRNRFNAAFCETGFQDKWQRSEFCVVTVANTSKRLDKILQSVISFLDSDPRVVCANIERTYL
- the infB gene encoding translation initiation factor IF-2; this encodes MTKIRVYEIAKKYGISSQALIKILVKEGIVVKSHMSTVEKRAESMIKKHLKQIKDDTKENVKNKNKSKIKETQEKSKNKKQIKKPGKKRKPQKSKKGKKEADQKAVKESVRKTLAKMEVTRKSKRSKRKKKSEEVVEEDNVIKLPEYSTLSEVARQLDVDPTEIIKKCMGLGVMVTINQRLDSDTMSLIADEYDYEIKFEEVEPRELIKKEVKQIDPERMVSRAPVVTIMGHVDHGKTSLLDNICQRNVIAGEKGGITQHIGAYEVEVNNKKISFIDTPGHEAFTAMRARGAQVTDIVILVVAADDGVMSQTVEALNHARAADVPIVIAINKIDLPNASVEKVKRELLEHEIVSEEYGGDVMVAEVSAVSGEGVEHLLEMVLFQAEMMEIKADPLAMVHGTVIEARKEEGRGIICTVLVQQGTLRVSDNFLVGDYAGRVKAMLDERGNKIEEAPPSTPVIVMGSNGIPQAGDFLIQVEEERTARDIASKRQQLRRERERRIESKITLEDLYDQIKAGEVKELPLIIKADTDGSVGALADSLEGLDTKEVKIKIIHSGVGMINEGDILLASASNAVVIGFHVGITPPATQIVKTENVDVRFYEVIYKTIEDIKAAMSGLLEPEIIEKDIGAAEVRQVFGVSKVGVVAGSFVKSGKVVRDSFVRVEREGEVIFEGVVSSLKRFKDDVKEVNSGFECGIGIQDYNDVEEGDILRIFIKEERSRSI
- a CDS encoding bifunctional riboflavin kinase/FAD synthetase, which codes for MKIISKTEDIKKGIEGESAVTIGVFDGVHAGHQQVINTLVDIKERETLDQNIVFTFDRHPLSFIKPRTAPQLLTTMEEKISLLEPLGIDYLVIEKVSGELLKMDYVSFIEKRLIERWGMTHLVVGYDFRLGKDREGSLERIKREGKRDSFGLTVVPPENIEGNIVSSTIIRADVSAGRTEDVVKYLTREYFFDALVVRGKNIGRELDFPTANLVVDNPDKLIPAEGVYAVSVEIGGTRRAGMMNIGTSPTVKSDNKKRIEVHLFDFSEDIYGETLRVHCGNFIRKERLFGSYGELRKQLIKDRELIRGIFKENERGVSP